TATTACACAGTCGACAACACTGGATGAAGATGGAGAAGAAagtgaaaaagaaataagattgaatAGGAAGGGAGTATAAAAAATAGGCATTCTTGTTTGAGAAGTCGAGAGCGGAGGTAGTAaagatcttgaaaaaaaatagttttaaataaaGCTTGAGAATTGGTTTAAATATTGTTGGCTTTTCgtttcatttaattaattttgttaaaagtgtACTTAACTTAGagtctttttttgtattttttgtttattactttcggtttgtttataaaaaacttAGAAAACACTCGTACTTATAGCACTGTCTGATATTCATATTGCATTCTTTTTTAAACACACAAATATACTTGAGgaataagtttttttcaaatcacaaCGCCATAGTCGATAATTTCAAACAATcttaatcattaaaaaaatatatttttgtttaaagaaattaaatgtGTGTACAACTATATCTTCACTGTAACTAAATTAAATAGGCTACAAAATGTGTTTCTAATTCAAATCAAGTTtgttgctcagctcttttgtttcattTGGGCTTGTACTGTATATTAAATTAAGGAGATAAAAACGATGCCGTGCATGCCGAGAATTTATAGAAATAACTTctgcaatttttaaaatggctttgaaaaaaaaaatgtaattttcaaaagcaaatatttaaaaaatcaagacaaaataatcatttttatcaaaaaacaagatcgacttccatggatctaaactgggttttatgggtTTTATGGAACTGAACAAAAGAGAGCACTGcgactgcaggcaccagctttgcaatacaaaaataacactggtcagcaaaatttaactttttttttgccacaagaaccaaaatatacttttctagtagtttttggggtgctgaatccgaatctgaagtcagaaaaatttgattggccttcgtttttgaaatattaccgttagaaaatgtcaaaaaacgtaattttggctgttttcgaggttctgtttttatgtggggtaattcactataaacaaatttgtaacggttattataagaacagatattcttctttcaaaaactgtttaaattttcccgatatctcttttattgctcgaaatatcttaagtttcatttaataagtcaaagagaaactaaacttaatctaaagtttaagtcactgatcacagaatttttgccacaagaaccaaaatatacttttctgaaggttttcgagttgctgaactcaaatccgcaatcggaaaaattctattagcctccgttcttgaaatataaccgttataaaaaaaaccttttttgcattttataacggtaatattttaagaacgaaggctattagaatttttctgattgtggattcgagttcagaaacccaaaaaccttcagaaaaacatattttgattcttgtggcaagaaaagtgtaatttggttggccagtgttgtttctgattcaaagaccgctacttaaattttaaatatctcaggcaataaaagagatttttgaaagattaaaacattttttgaaagaataaaactagctcttataggcaccgttacaaatttattcacaattaattactccacataaaaacataacctcgaaaacagcaaaaattacgttttttgacattttctaacggtaatatttcaaaaacgaaggccaatcaaatttttctgacttcagattcggcttcagcaccctaaaaactactagaaaagtatattttggttcttgtggcaaaaaccttgttgaccagtgtaattatcaaaattggttctcTCAGTCCAAAGTTCTGAGttaacaaacacacaaaaaaatataaaaaacaaaacaaaaatatgcacgAATTGAATACCACCTCCTTCTTGAAGTcgctaattaaattaaaaatggggACAAATCGCTTACAATTGGCTGAGACCAATGTTAATACAGATTCCAAGGCAATTTGTAGCTCCTATTTTGAGGCTTTGCCATccatacaaaactttttttgaatttcaaaataaaatattttttttttttttgtttttgaaaaattaaattttccaaaacgaAACATTGAGTTCTTTTTTCTAAGTACTTGAAGCTGTAGCCTGAACTAATttagcgattttcttcaaacttggtagttagcagtttttggtgattccctagaagagaaattgaaatttttttttcaggaccgaaactaacggtacctgtcataggtataacggaaatagaaaagttaatttatttcaaaaaacgactctaacgattttgattagaatttttgtgtgtactgaagcacataaaagctttctttggaaataaaaaaatattttttgtaccgttagcTGCTATATAACTGTTTTTtcgatttatgaatttctcgtgaacgacaaaacagatttcgaccaacaTTTTTATACAGAATCGTTTTAACAATcattatataatatattttaatttttttcaaaaaacacattcttggatttaaaaaaaaatatttcaaatttttttttcggaaacgggaaaaattttgaaattccgtttttatgtgtaaattcaaaatggcataccaacttttttgaaaaatgttagaaaatttttataaataaaaatgatttaaaaaaaaaaaaacggctctaacgattttcgaaatttttttctaaaaattcctttttataccaaaaataaaattgcatacttagttttttttttgtaaaagatcattttaaATGgactttaattatttataaaaacagattttattatttttttgcaccacttatgaaattctgtgaaaatataaaattttaattttgcaattattttgtccaattaaaagctttaaaattagattaacttttaccataagatcaagtacgtgtgaccccagtcgtgcaatttatttaataatatacaaaaaaaatattttttttcaatcggcAAGTTCATACGACCAAaacatgaattattttttaattttcattttttttttgatcaaataaattaatttcattgaaattttatgCATAGAAAACCACTGAAGTaattatcaaaaacaaaactttttttctgtgattGCCTATCCAAAGCTGGTCTCCTTTGTTCTCCAATATACCGAAATCCATGAATTGAACTTTCCTCAAAATATTCAATGAATATTCCTTTGATAGCTTGAAATGTTGTCCCATATTTAATGGTCTTTCTAACAGAATCACAATCAGAGACGGAATCAGgatcttttactgttttcataTTATTGATTAAGACAATCTTTTTTTGTGATTGttgtttttccatttatttttcaaactacTTCTTTTTATCAACGCACTAAGGTTTCAACTGCAATCGGTTAAAACTTAGGAACACGTATTTAAAAGCTATTCCTTATattatgtgtatatttttttaaaattgattgcacTCAACGATAGAGTATGCATATAGACATACgatgacaatattttaattattccgCGTAATGGTCACATCGCGCTTGATTCTTATATTATGAAAGTAATTGGTTGCTTACATTATttataattcaaatattttaagtaaaagcttttaaaaacaaaaactttacgCAATATGAGTTGCCGATAATATGTGTCCAGTTAtgtacttataaaaaaataaaaagaacgaTTGGGTCGCACGTATTTACTCCTACGGTAAAGTTagctttttgtgaaataaaattagggaatatttattatatgattttttaaggaatttcataaatttCTCTAGATAATCTCTTTTTATACtcaattaaataccgttttaaatgatgttttcCAGAAGtaaacaatttgatttttgtataaaaacgaatttttagaaaacaaaaaaaaaatatatggaaaatcgtgagagttaatttttaaaacaattaggTACATATAATatgttttatacataaaaaatgttctaacatttttcaaaaactttatatgaaaatattattcattaaataaaaacaaagtttcgatTTAATACATTCACCCGCTTTCCAAAAATTGattattcaaaaactttttaaaattcaaaaacatgtTTTTCGAAAACTTAGTCCAAGTTTTTTAAATCAGTTATGTCAATTAcggatatttaaaaattaaaaaacatgttCTATGGCAATTACCATTAAtcacggtacaaaaaatatttatttttttgatttcaaaagcTGGCTCTTAAGTGTAATACTagtcacaaaaattttaatcaaaatcattagagtcgtttttgaaaaaagtaacttttctatttctgttatatgacatgtaatgtttttttggtcttaaaaaaaaatatcaatttgtcCTGTAAGTAATTTCTCAAAACTGATTACTAagaagtttgaagaaaatggacgGTCAGACAGACAAAcggatgatgtttttttttttttttttgaaaaattaatttttggactgaaaaaaatatgttctttgTAGACAAatctaattttgaaattttcattttttgaaaatcaattgtaattattgttaaattaataaaaataaaacctaactttaaaaatgattttgttttttatttatgtgtattaaaacaaagaatgattttccatattttttttaatctgaaaaaaactaatgtttttttttcgtatacatttgtatgttaaattttttattaattccagtaaataacttaaaagtaacatacaaaatttataatcATTAATTTGATAAGAGATTAttgattaatgaaaaataacaTTTACGAAAATAGTCATTATTCTGAATTAATCGatatattatttgaaattagAAATCAGTAACCATTAACCAGATCACTTCCTTTCCCAACATTGCTTCACATCTTGTATCTGTCTTCCTGCTTTTAAGTTCAACAACAGTCTAACGGTAAAAAAGTAAACAAGTTCCACCAAACTCAAAATTGACACACCCATAAAAGGTGCCAGCAATCCTCcacaatttgcaataaaatctgTTGTACTGTACACTTCCGTACGTATTAAACCATTGACTACATCTTCTTCGAATTTAATTCTCAAAACTGTTAGACGAaacaaactaaaacaaaataagcATTATACCAATGTGAAAATCTTTGAGAATattatatacaaatacataggtacatatatttGTTTTGTACCTGTTTTCACCGCCACGAGGAGTTTGTAGTGCAATCTCTGCTTTGTATTTGATATCAAAACAAGTTGGCAAACAATTACCAGTACATGCACTTTCACCATAACCCTTTGTTTTTGCCATAAATTTCCAATTATTAGCGCATTCCGATTTTTTCCATCCACAAATTGGATGAGATGAAATTCCTATTTTGAACAGAAGACAAAAGTAATTATTCcttatttcgtgacctttttgaaAGTAAAGTAAATTTTACCTATAGCCCACGAaacagtaaaatttattttagaagaCAAAAGTAgttaaaattgtttgaaaaaaaaataataaccgtACTTGGCATTGAAAATTTGACACATCCACATTTGGCAAGGGTTTAGTTTGCCAGACATTCCAATTCACAATTGGCTTGagtatattttgtaaaataccTCAAATACCGTTCATTTTGATAGTAGCATTGACGCCTTTCTGGGGAATAATGTCGCAATCCTTCAGAAATTGTCATAATTTGAGACTTGATTGTTAACGAAACTATATGATCAAAAGGAAGATCAATAAAATTCTTTGATACTTGAGGTTCTTCTCCTGGAGTTTGAACAGTTAATTTGAAACGCTGAAATGGAGCTCTACATTGTCTATCTTCGTCATCATAATTATCTTTTAGATAAAGTCTAAGGCTTTCCGTAATTCCTGATCCAACTGCATGAAAAGGGAACGCTTCCAAAGAATAAAGAGCTTCTTCATTGTAACCATTTTCAAGATCCCATTCTATTTTTCGATCAGGTTTGTCAAAGTTGTCATCGAAGGAAACATTTTGACGGgaatttttacttgtttttggGTGAATTCAATGTCAAATTATCCTCGAAAGAATATAATAGCTTATTACTACTTACAATTCATTCCGATAATGTTCAGATTTTAATGAATTGAATGAGAAACAAATTCCTTCTTCTGTTAAAACAGGATCAAACACAAGTCCACAATAATTAACTGAATTTTCTTTCCAATAGCATGCATACAAAGTGTCATCTAATTTTGGAGCTATATTCgacataatttttaacaaat
This DNA window, taken from Episyrphus balteatus chromosome 2, idEpiBalt1.1, whole genome shotgun sequence, encodes the following:
- the LOC129908336 gene encoding pickpocket protein 28-like → MSNIAPKLDDTLYACYWKENSVNYCGLVFDPVLTEEGICFSFNSLKSEHYRNEFKNSRQNVSFDDNFDKPDRKIEWDLENGYNEEALYSLEAFPFHAVGSGITESLRLYLKDNYDDEDRQCRAPFQRFKLTVQTPGEEPQVSKNFIDLPFDHIVSLTIKSQIMTISEGLRHYSPERRQCYYQNERYLRYFTKYTQANCELECLAN